The Culex pipiens pallens isolate TS chromosome 2, TS_CPP_V2, whole genome shotgun sequence DNA window gtctaatttttgggggaaaaccttatgggaccaccctaacgaatttcgaaaattgtccaaatatatgtttttccatgtaattttgcccgctgaatctgaatctgccctcagaattgacccaaagtgtcgaaaaatcgatttttggtcatattttgggtttaaatgataattttacatagaccaccctaattttcaaccagaCCAAAActgcccctttccatatgcaacaactcttctgaagacaccaaagctccaaaacttcatcattttacgggaaatccattttccacttaattttgcgatctggaccactgtgcattgtcctgaagttttgttgaatttggttaCCGGAGTGCCTTATAACTCGACAAAAATGTTAACAGTAGTTGGACATTTACGTGTGTTAAACTGCTTCTAACTGAATGTCCTTTggtcagttgtcgcacttgcagtAATTTTGTGGTGTATCAAGATAGcacaacaagattgaaacttcttacatattaagagtgacaacaatgcatggAGATTGTCtgggttttgttgaatatctcaggattaaaatcgaattttggggatctatgAAGTTCAAAAGGTGAAGCAttgaaagctgcacaaaatggcttcctAAACCTTTTGGAAATCGCGTTTATTTTGGCCTCCGTTTACAAACTTCCTTACAAACAAGTAAACCAGCGTAACCGCCGAAaggttaactcaatttggcccaaaatttaCGTGCGAAAAGATAGCATGATCACGACGATCTGTAACTGCTAAGTTTTTGTCATGCCTCATCTACAGAATTGAATTCTAGTTAATTTTTGGCCAGAAAACTCAATTCGGTTAGAAATTCTATGGAGTCGTTCAGAGAAACTAAGTGTCTCCATTCAGTATTTGTTAAATCCACTGCAATTTAACAACTGCAATTtataaacataaactaaacaaaggAAGTGAAtatcattaaaatatttatatatatatttaaaacattaaacataatttaggTATTAAACTACTGCCTTTCTACTGCTCAAATGTTTcgttttgattaatattttctgtatttttaaaacattttttccctgTTCATGCGGGGAACACTcttgaagaaaaatattgatgatacaatggagacgcatggttgcTTTCATAAGTGTTCTAACTTTGAATCGAAtatcattttgcaaaacttaCCCAAAGGAGCAATTAACTGGTTTCCTGGTGGATTTTTAGTGTCCGGCTTTTCCGGTAATCTGTACAGCAGCCAGTAGTGATAGCTGGAGAAGAGaagaaaacgaaaagaaaataatattttttttaaaacctgttATTTGAATCAAAGACCCAAACCTTTTGGGCTCCTCCTTCCTGGTCGCCAACGTGTGCACATAATGTCCGTTTGGCCATTCTCGGGCTTCAAATGCAAACCTGtatgaaataattgaaaagtgTTGTCATCGTCATCAAAACTAAACTGTTATCTCTATATTGTGTACCTGGGATCAATTTCCGCTGCCTGCTTCATCGCCCGGAAGAACGTGGTGTTCTTGGGTGAGGTCAAGTCCAGCGAGTACTCTTCCGTCTCGTTCGTACCGACCCACAGTGTGTACGTGTACGAAACGTTTCGTGGCTCGTTTTCCTCCAGGTTGGGTTGCAACACGACTTCAGCGATTTTGGATCCACCGTTTTCGTAACCATTGTCGGACGATTCTCGTATCACATGGTCACACTGCAGTGCTCGGACCGCTCCGAGGCCCTTCCATCCCAGCGCCAGGATGATGTCCGCCGTGAGGCCAACCCCGACGGAAGCATCCTGTGAAAAAGGGGGTTATGTGTTTGAATGGTGAAGGGTTGTTTAGGGCACAACTTACTTGACCATCCTGGATGGGCTCCTCGGACCAACCGCCGTCGATTCGTTGCTTGGAGAGTAGCCACTCGGAAGCTGCAGTTCTGTTCCACTTGCCAGCTGGATCCGGTTCCAGGTCTTGAAGGGCTTGCATAGCCAACGCCGTGCTACGAAGTGAACCAAAGCTACCTTGAGGTCCCTGAAGAGTGGCTAAACCACGTGCTGGCCGGCGCACAAAGTGCTGCAGGTGCCGATGGCGATGATCAGTAACGATACATCGCAGTGCCAACAAAACCATGGCGATCGTATCTGTGGGATCAAATCGGGATCAGGTTCCAATGGTCATCAATAGTTGAAGTCATTACTTACCAACATTGTTCACCTCCCCGCTGGCGATATCCAGCAAGCGTCGGATTTGCCTCTTTCGCACGTGCGTCGCTGAACTGCACACGGCCAAAGCCGTCAAGGCAAACTCGTACTCCTGTCCTTGATCGTGCTCGTGATGCTCCAGTGTAGCTACCAGATCATGTCCGTAAAAGTGTCTCGCGTCCTTGCAGAGTGCTCCCATCGCCAGAATATACTTGGCGATCTTATCCGTATTGACGGGTTTTGGCATCGAGTGATGTCGATCGACCATCGTCAACACTTCAATCTCCATCTGCTTGATCGACAACATCGATTCCAAATCGGTAATTTCCTGCACGTGGTTGTCGTTGTCCCCCGGATCTCGAGCCCCGGACAGCTCCTTGGCCAATATTACCATGTGGGTGTCGTTACCCCAACTGTAGTCGGGTAATCGCTTCTCGCGCAGCCAATCGATGGCCTTCTGAATGCCAAGGCTTTCCTTCTGATCGGGACCACCCGGACCCAGTCCCGGTCCCAGATCACCCTCGAC harbors:
- the LOC120419557 gene encoding uncharacterized protein CG3556 codes for the protein MAQQMKLNIFLIVAFLLLTKSLGENTTTIITSTAQSLLETMPTMVTQQPTSIQSTSASSSSSSSSSSSSYVTDTQTSSTGSTSTSATTISVLVPQTSTLLPPPLYISNYSTISQMPTYPSSPMTTKQESTEVEGDLGPGLGPGGPDQKESLGIQKAIDWLREKRLPDYSWGNDTHMVILAKELSGARDPGDNDNHVQEITDLESMLSIKQMEIEVLTMVDRHHSMPKPVNTDKIAKYILAMGALCKDARHFYGHDLVATLEHHEHDQGQEYEFALTALAVCSSATHVRKRQIRRLLDIASGEVNNVDTIAMVLLALRCIVTDHRHRHLQHFVRRPARGLATLQGPQGSFGSLRSTALAMQALQDLEPDPAGKWNRTAASEWLLSKQRIDGGWSEEPIQDGQDASVGVGLTADIILALGWKGLGAVRALQCDHVIRESSDNGYENGGSKIAEVVLQPNLEENEPRNVSYTYTLWVGTNETEEYSLDLTSPKNTTFFRAMKQAAEIDPRFAFEAREWPNGHYVHTLATRKEEPKSYHYWLLYRLPEKPDTKNPPGNQLIAPLGVDELLVEDGEHYLYWYKKL